Proteins encoded within one genomic window of Dermatophilus congolensis:
- the hisS gene encoding histidine--tRNA ligase, translated as MSMKVTPISGFPEFLPADRLVEQHVLSVIAETFQLHGFANIETRAVEPVSRLLGKGGDADKEIYGVSRLSADPGDADEVDPSRRLGLHFDLTVPFSRYVLENAGKLQFPFRRYQIQKVWRGERPQDGRFREFVQADIDVVGAGELPFHYEAEMPLVIVDAFSKLPMGPFRVQVNNRKIPEGFYLGLGIAAEQVVTVLRIVDKIDKVGPEAMVAMLVEAGLSAEQADKCLALAQISSTDLSFVDRVRELGVEHPTLDSGLEELAAVVEVAAQQAPGVVAADLRIARGLDYYTGTVYETQLIGHESYGSICSGGRYDSLVSDGRTTYPGVGISIGVSRLVAKLLADGDVVVSRPTTTCVLIALNQDEDRSRAMGVAAALRSRGIACEVAPKAAKFGKQIKYADRRGIPFVWFLGAEGEDGVVAPDSVKDIRSGEQVPAQAQSWSPAAEDARPIVSARVIEGA; from the coding sequence GATTAGCGGCTTTCCGGAGTTTCTTCCTGCCGACCGTTTGGTTGAGCAGCATGTGTTGTCTGTGATCGCTGAGACGTTTCAGTTGCATGGTTTCGCGAATATTGAGACACGTGCGGTGGAGCCGGTGTCACGGCTGCTCGGTAAGGGCGGTGATGCAGATAAAGAGATTTATGGTGTTTCTCGGTTGAGTGCTGATCCTGGTGATGCCGATGAGGTGGATCCGTCTCGCCGGTTGGGTTTGCACTTTGATTTGACGGTGCCGTTTTCGCGGTATGTGTTGGAGAACGCGGGCAAGTTGCAGTTCCCGTTCCGTCGGTATCAGATTCAGAAGGTGTGGCGGGGTGAGCGGCCGCAGGATGGCCGGTTCCGTGAGTTTGTGCAGGCGGATATTGATGTGGTGGGGGCAGGGGAGCTGCCGTTCCACTATGAGGCGGAGATGCCTCTGGTGATTGTTGATGCGTTTAGTAAGTTGCCGATGGGGCCGTTCCGGGTTCAGGTAAATAACCGGAAGATTCCCGAGGGTTTTTATTTGGGGTTGGGGATTGCTGCTGAGCAGGTGGTGACGGTTCTTCGGATTGTCGACAAGATCGACAAGGTGGGGCCTGAGGCTATGGTGGCGATGCTGGTGGAAGCTGGCCTGTCCGCGGAGCAGGCGGATAAGTGTTTGGCGTTGGCTCAGATCAGTTCGACGGACTTGTCGTTTGTGGATCGGGTGCGTGAGTTGGGTGTGGAGCACCCGACGTTGGATAGCGGTCTTGAGGAGTTGGCTGCGGTGGTGGAGGTTGCTGCGCAGCAGGCTCCGGGTGTGGTGGCTGCGGATCTGCGTATTGCGCGGGGGTTGGATTACTACACGGGCACTGTGTATGAAACGCAGTTGATTGGGCATGAGTCGTATGGGTCGATTTGTTCTGGTGGCCGGTATGACTCGTTGGTTTCTGATGGGCGGACGACGTATCCGGGTGTGGGTATTTCGATTGGTGTTTCGCGGTTGGTTGCGAAGCTGCTTGCTGATGGTGATGTGGTGGTTTCGCGTCCGACGACGACGTGTGTGTTGATTGCGTTGAATCAGGATGAGGATCGTTCGCGGGCGATGGGTGTTGCTGCGGCATTGCGGTCGCGGGGTATCGCGTGCGAGGTTGCGCCGAAGGCTGCGAAGTTCGGCAAGCAGATTAAGTACGCGGATCGTCGGGGTATTCCGTTTGTGTGGTTCTTGGGTGCGGAGGGCGAAGATGGCGTAGTTGCGCCGGATTCGGTGAAGGATATTCGCAGCGGGGAGCAGGTGCCAGCGCAGGCGCAGTCGTGGTCTCCAGCGGCGGAAGATGCGCGCCCGATTGTTTCTGCCCGAGTGATTGAGGGGGCCTGA
- a CDS encoding site-specific tyrosine recombinase XerD produces the protein MRGPDLQTGPIERSGEGDEHVLLPGRVPSVERAVRVWLDHLRVERGLASNTLTAYRRDLGKYVEFLGGRGVQLLRDVHTADVVDFVSALRQGELGRVSSLASTGRILAAVRGLHAYGAAEGWCVDDPAVSVQPPAPPARLPKALSVDEVARLLQAVAVVGDGSASDVALGLRDRALLEFLYGTGARVSEATGLDVDGVDFEEGSVRLRGKGDKERVVPLGRYAVEALEAYVRRGRPVLVEARARGGTPGGSSPGAAVFLNSRGKRLSRQLAWGVITGAAQRAGLPEGIGPHTLRHSFATHLLDGGADLRVVQELLGHSSVTTTQIYTKVSMARLQEVYAGAHPRARFS, from the coding sequence TTGAGGGGGCCTGACCTGCAAACGGGGCCTATTGAGCGTTCTGGGGAGGGGGATGAGCATGTCCTCCTCCCTGGGCGTGTGCCGTCGGTGGAGCGGGCGGTGCGGGTGTGGCTGGATCATTTGCGGGTTGAGCGGGGGTTGGCGTCGAATACGTTGACTGCGTATCGGCGGGATTTGGGTAAGTACGTGGAGTTTTTGGGTGGGCGTGGGGTGCAGTTGCTGCGGGATGTACATACCGCGGATGTGGTTGATTTTGTGTCTGCGTTGCGGCAGGGCGAGTTGGGGCGGGTGTCTTCGCTGGCTTCGACGGGGCGGATTCTTGCGGCGGTGCGCGGTTTGCATGCGTATGGGGCGGCTGAGGGGTGGTGTGTGGATGATCCGGCGGTGTCGGTGCAGCCTCCTGCGCCGCCGGCACGGTTGCCGAAGGCGTTGTCGGTGGATGAGGTGGCGCGATTATTGCAGGCTGTTGCGGTTGTGGGTGATGGTTCGGCCTCGGATGTTGCGTTGGGGTTGCGTGACCGTGCTTTGTTGGAGTTTTTGTATGGCACGGGGGCGCGTGTGTCTGAGGCGACTGGGTTGGATGTGGATGGGGTGGATTTTGAGGAGGGGTCTGTTCGTCTGCGAGGTAAGGGTGATAAGGAACGGGTAGTTCCGTTGGGTCGGTATGCGGTTGAGGCGTTGGAGGCGTATGTGAGGCGTGGTCGTCCTGTGCTGGTGGAGGCGAGGGCGCGTGGGGGAACTCCTGGGGGGAGCAGCCCTGGTGCAGCTGTGTTTCTTAATAGTCGGGGTAAGCGTCTTTCTCGGCAGTTGGCGTGGGGGGTGATTACGGGTGCTGCGCAGCGGGCAGGGTTGCCCGAGGGGATTGGTCCGCATACGTTGCGGCATTCGTTTGCGACGCATTTGCTCGATGGGGGTGCTGATTTGCGTGTGGTTCAGGAGTTGCTTGGGCATTCGAGTGTGACGACGACGCAGATTTACACGAAGGTGTCGATGGCGCGGTTGCAGGAGGTGTATGCGGGAGCACATCCGCGGGCTCGTTTTTCCTGA
- a CDS encoding ParA family protein — MDEPLPGSECVGVGTVDLTGRVLPDFGTPAVLHRHGPARIIAVCNQKGGVGKTTTSINLGAALAELGRRVLLVDFDPQGALSVGLGVPTHDLDMTIYNLLIEKGHDVRDVVQSTSNPNMDLVPANIDLSAAEVQLVGEVAREMVLSRILRPIVDDYDVVLIDCQPSLGLLTVNALTAAHGVIIPLETEFFAMRGVALLVDTIDKVADRLNPRLKIDGILATMYDGRTLHSREVVRSVVGHFDEKVFHTVIARTVKFPDATLAAEPITAYAPSHGGSEAYRQLARELIWRGDAP, encoded by the coding sequence ATGGATGAGCCGCTGCCCGGCAGTGAGTGTGTGGGGGTGGGTACGGTTGATCTGACTGGTCGTGTCTTGCCAGATTTTGGTACGCCTGCGGTTTTGCATCGGCATGGTCCGGCGCGGATTATCGCGGTGTGTAATCAGAAGGGTGGGGTTGGGAAGACGACTACGTCGATCAATTTGGGTGCGGCGTTAGCCGAGTTGGGCCGGCGTGTGTTATTGGTGGATTTTGATCCGCAGGGTGCGTTGTCGGTGGGGCTGGGGGTGCCGACACATGATCTTGATATGACGATTTATAACCTTCTCATTGAGAAGGGGCACGATGTGCGTGATGTCGTGCAGTCGACGAGCAATCCGAATATGGATTTGGTTCCGGCGAATATTGATTTGTCAGCGGCTGAGGTTCAGCTCGTTGGTGAGGTGGCGCGGGAGATGGTTCTTTCGCGGATTTTGCGTCCGATTGTGGATGACTATGACGTGGTTCTTATTGATTGTCAGCCGTCGTTGGGTCTATTGACGGTGAATGCGTTGACGGCAGCCCATGGTGTGATTATTCCGTTGGAGACGGAGTTTTTCGCGATGCGCGGTGTGGCTTTGTTGGTGGACACGATTGACAAGGTTGCTGATCGGTTGAATCCGCGTCTGAAGATTGATGGGATTTTGGCGACGATGTATGACGGTCGCACGTTGCATAGTCGTGAAGTGGTCCGCAGTGTTGTGGGGCATTTTGATGAGAAGGTGTTTCACACGGTTATTGCACGGACGGTGAAGTTCCCTGATGCGACGTTGGCTGCGGAGCCTATTACGGCGTATGCGCCTTCGCATGGTGGCAGTGAGGCTTACCGCCAGCTGGCGCGTGAGTTGATTTGGCGTGGGGATGCCCCCTGA
- a CDS encoding segregation and condensation protein A, with translation MGSSSRAPRESVKSGQQAPGGVLTRRERPSFEVHLDVFNGPFDLLLGLISKHKLDITEIALASVTDEFIAHIRAMQAADPNWDVDVASEFLLVAATLLDIKASRLLPTPEVEDEEDFALIEARDLLFARLLQYRAYQEMSEWIAERMGAEGRAEPRRPGVDPLVSGLVPELVLGISAERFAAVAAGAMTPKAAPVVATEHLHQPSVSVAEQAAIVAERVRDGGEVSFDDLVVDAESTLVVVARFLSLLELFRSASVDFVQDAALGVLRVRWTGEAEDACADGVVLSSFDEFEEECA, from the coding sequence ATGGGGAGTAGTTCTCGCGCCCCCCGTGAGAGCGTGAAATCAGGGCAGCAGGCTCCTGGTGGTGTGCTTACGCGGCGTGAACGTCCGTCTTTTGAGGTGCATTTGGATGTTTTTAATGGGCCTTTTGATTTGTTGTTGGGGTTAATTAGTAAACACAAGCTGGATATCACTGAGATCGCTCTTGCGAGCGTGACGGATGAGTTTATTGCTCACATTCGGGCGATGCAGGCGGCTGACCCTAATTGGGATGTTGATGTCGCTTCGGAGTTTCTTTTAGTCGCGGCAACTTTGCTTGATATTAAGGCGTCGCGTTTGTTGCCGACCCCTGAGGTTGAAGATGAGGAGGATTTCGCGCTGATTGAGGCGCGGGATTTGTTGTTTGCGCGTTTGTTGCAGTATCGGGCGTATCAGGAGATGTCGGAGTGGATTGCTGAGCGGATGGGTGCTGAGGGTCGTGCTGAGCCTCGGCGTCCGGGGGTGGATCCGTTGGTTTCTGGTTTGGTTCCTGAGCTTGTGTTGGGGATTTCCGCGGAGCGTTTCGCGGCAGTGGCTGCCGGGGCGATGACGCCTAAGGCTGCGCCGGTGGTGGCGACGGAGCATTTGCATCAGCCGTCGGTGTCGGTGGCTGAGCAGGCTGCGATTGTGGCTGAGCGGGTTCGGGATGGGGGTGAGGTGTCGTTTGATGATTTGGTTGTCGATGCGGAGTCGACTTTGGTGGTGGTGGCGAGGTTTTTGTCGTTGTTGGAGTTGTTCCGCTCGGCGTCGGTGGATTTTGTGCAGGATGCGGCGTTGGGGGTGTTGCGGGTTCGCTGGACGGGTGAGGCGGAGGATGCCTGTGCTGATGGGGTGGTTTTGTCGTCGTTTGATGAGTTTGAGGAGGAGTGCGCGTGA